From Deinococcus aquaticus, one genomic window encodes:
- a CDS encoding TM2 domain-containing protein: MTRPEDDGKSTPGNAPSWVDEVLGRAGTSGPDDGRTQDLRIPPATPVPTASPSLTKPAAPQPGLSAPLVTPPASNLDTFGEPARPQAPQPLGRADVAQKKLIAGLLGIFLGSLGVHKFYLGNTTPGAIMLGVNVGVWIVAFVLGLLTLGFGLVITLPLAALVSSAVGLLGLVEGIIYLTKSDADFEREYILGQKAWL, translated from the coding sequence ATGACCAGACCGGAAGATGACGGGAAGAGCACGCCGGGCAACGCGCCGTCGTGGGTGGATGAAGTGCTGGGCCGCGCGGGCACGAGCGGACCGGACGACGGGCGTACCCAGGACCTGCGCATTCCCCCGGCCACTCCGGTCCCGACCGCATCGCCGTCCCTGACGAAACCGGCGGCACCACAGCCGGGCCTGAGCGCGCCGCTGGTCACGCCGCCCGCTTCCAATCTGGACACGTTCGGAGAGCCGGCGCGACCACAGGCCCCACAGCCGCTGGGCCGCGCGGACGTCGCGCAGAAGAAGCTGATCGCGGGTCTGCTGGGCATCTTCCTGGGCAGCCTGGGCGTGCACAAGTTCTACCTGGGGAACACCACGCCCGGCGCGATCATGCTGGGCGTGAACGTGGGCGTGTGGATCGTGGCGTTCGTGCTGGGCCTGCTGACGCTGGGCTTCGGGCTGGTCATCACGTTGCCGCTGGCCGCGCTGGTCAGCAGCGCCGTGGGCCTGCTGGGACTGGTCGAGGGCATCATCTACCTGACCAAGAGTGACGCAGACTTCGAGCGGGAGTACATCCTGGGCCAGAAAGCCTGGCTGTAA
- a CDS encoding GGDEF domain-containing protein, protein MSVPAPSPLPAHWWGRGVVLVATICAATLGLLLTGHPEGAIWTGLLMRVLALGALALASVRVGGPPGTVFRRLLAAVGTYVAAEVVFVYATPALAVMTGVPTAADVLYLLFYPLLWWALRPLGGGRALPLVPKLNILATTLTIILPLYVLLARQVPGQQQLAWWTGVLYPALDAWILSTLLALLFSRRRLPLLAAPLVAGVVMIVAGDVAYVALSSREAYSPAHPVTVLWTAAMGAFGLSALRALPPTDRPDWNQPAWVPTLVQLGPYASLAVAALTWALISHGESVENGIFVGIMALTALLLIRQELLGVRQRRLTTRLRSTAQALQSSRQDLWRQLHTDDLTGLPNRRACLDRLDSWLAQNPARTDVGVLFLDLDGFKTVNDGYGHAAGDEVLRVTGHRLTGLAAQEPDLLPARLSGDEFALVFLGSPGRGEALAGQIAALIARPITLPDGQTLTTAGSVGQMHSRLLAGVTTSALLSGADHAMYRVKRDRKAQQVPERTPTLFD, encoded by the coding sequence ATGAGCGTCCCCGCGCCCTCCCCACTTCCCGCACACTGGTGGGGGCGCGGTGTCGTGCTGGTCGCCACGATCTGCGCGGCGACGCTGGGCCTGCTGCTGACCGGCCACCCGGAAGGGGCGATCTGGACGGGCCTGCTGATGCGGGTGCTGGCGCTGGGAGCGCTGGCCCTGGCGTCCGTGCGGGTTGGCGGGCCGCCCGGGACGGTGTTCCGCCGCCTGCTGGCCGCCGTGGGAACGTACGTGGCGGCCGAGGTGGTGTTCGTGTACGCCACCCCGGCCCTGGCCGTCATGACCGGCGTGCCCACTGCCGCCGACGTGCTGTACCTGCTGTTCTACCCGCTGCTGTGGTGGGCGCTGCGGCCCCTGGGGGGCGGGCGGGCGCTGCCACTCGTGCCGAAACTGAACATCCTGGCGACCACCCTGACCATCATCCTGCCGCTGTACGTGCTGCTGGCAAGGCAGGTTCCGGGGCAGCAGCAACTGGCGTGGTGGACGGGCGTGCTGTACCCGGCGCTGGACGCCTGGATCCTCAGCACGCTGCTGGCGCTACTGTTCTCGCGCCGCCGCCTGCCGCTGCTGGCCGCGCCGCTCGTGGCGGGCGTCGTGATGATCGTGGCGGGAGACGTGGCGTACGTGGCGCTCAGCTCCCGCGAGGCGTACTCGCCGGCGCATCCCGTCACGGTCCTGTGGACGGCCGCCATGGGAGCGTTCGGCCTGTCGGCCCTGCGCGCCCTGCCCCCCACCGACCGGCCCGACTGGAACCAGCCCGCCTGGGTTCCGACCCTGGTGCAACTGGGACCGTACGCGTCGCTGGCTGTCGCCGCACTGACGTGGGCCCTGATCTCGCACGGGGAGTCCGTGGAGAACGGCATCTTTGTCGGAATCATGGCGCTCACGGCGCTGCTGCTGATCCGGCAGGAACTGCTGGGTGTGCGGCAACGCCGCCTGACCACCCGACTGCGCAGCACCGCGCAGGCCCTTCAGAGCAGCCGCCAGGACCTGTGGCGGCAACTGCACACCGACGACCTGACCGGCCTGCCCAACCGCCGCGCGTGCCTGGACCGCCTGGACAGCTGGCTGGCGCAGAACCCCGCCAGGACCGACGTGGGCGTGCTGTTCCTGGATCTGGACGGCTTCAAGACCGTGAACGACGGGTACGGGCACGCCGCCGGGGACGAGGTGCTGCGCGTGACCGGGCATCGCCTGACCGGACTGGCCGCGCAGGAACCCGACCTGCTGCCCGCCCGCCTCAGCGGCGACGAGTTCGCGCTGGTGTTCCTGGGCAGCCCCGGGCGGGGTGAGGCGCTGGCCGGGCAGATCGCGGCGCTGATCGCGCGGCCCATCACCCTGCCGGACGGACAGACGCTCACGACCGCCGGTTCGGTGGGACAGATGCACAGCCGTCTGCTGGCGGGCGTGACCACCAGCGCCCTGCTGTCCGGCGCGGATCACGCCATGTACCGCGTGAAACGTGACCGCAAGGCGCAGCAGGTCCCGGAGCGCACCCCCACCCTGTTCGACTGA
- a CDS encoding class I SAM-dependent methyltransferase, with amino-acid sequence MTTPEGWEDRNRQQFDALAGGYDRLGFLARVAAFVADRVGARPGQAALDVMTGTGGVALALTGQVKAGQGSTGGSVVGLDLSAGMVEVARRRVPGARFVVGDAARLPFPDGSFDVVVCASGLFFMPDMGAALREWRRVVRPGGSVVFSSFGRGLLGDLPGLWRARLESHGVTPGFPPLGRIPTPEAARDLLLGAGLRDVQVDRTELPYTLAGVGDRWDEIAAGLEGQPLAGFAPSVRAQIVAQHCGLDLAPLFLRGPLTVPLPVIVARGVRP; translated from the coding sequence ATGACGACACCTGAGGGGTGGGAGGACCGCAACCGGCAGCAGTTCGACGCGCTGGCCGGCGGGTACGACCGGCTGGGGTTCCTGGCGCGGGTGGCGGCGTTCGTGGCGGACCGGGTGGGTGCGCGGCCGGGGCAGGCGGCGCTGGACGTGATGACCGGGACAGGCGGCGTGGCGCTGGCCCTGACCGGGCAGGTAAAGGCCGGTCAGGGGAGCACGGGCGGGTCCGTGGTGGGCCTGGACCTGTCAGCGGGCATGGTGGAGGTCGCGCGGCGGCGCGTGCCGGGCGCGCGGTTCGTGGTGGGGGACGCGGCGCGCCTGCCGTTCCCGGACGGGTCGTTCGACGTGGTGGTGTGCGCGTCGGGGTTGTTCTTCATGCCGGACATGGGCGCGGCGCTGCGCGAGTGGCGGCGGGTGGTGCGGCCGGGCGGGTCGGTGGTGTTCTCGTCGTTCGGGCGGGGCCTGCTGGGGGACCTGCCGGGGTTGTGGCGGGCGCGGCTGGAGTCGCACGGGGTCACGCCGGGGTTCCCGCCGCTGGGCCGCATTCCCACGCCGGAGGCCGCGCGGGACCTGCTGCTGGGCGCGGGCCTGCGGGACGTGCAGGTGGACCGCACGGAGTTGCCGTACACCCTGGCGGGCGTGGGGGACCGCTGGGACGAGATCGCGGCGGGCCTGGAGGGGCAGCCGCTGGCGGGGTTCGCGCCTTCCGTGCGGGCGCAGATCGTGGCGCAGCACTGCGGGCTGGACCTCGCGCCGCTGTTCCTGCGGGGGCCGCTGACCGTGCCGCTGCCGGTGATCGTGGCGCGCGGCGTGCGGCCCTGA
- a CDS encoding AAA family ATPase translates to MPDLQGQQFRHGLIVGKFAPLHRGHMRLLDAALARCERVSVWVYSRPDFPEMPSPLRRGWLQALYPARLFPGLELLPDAPHPPMNDEPDAVHREYVRGVLDGWGVRPDAVFTSEGYGEAFAASLGAAHVCVDQARQILPVSGTALRADVHGLREFLDPVVYAHFVRRVVILGAESTGKSTLTRALGEAFGTTWVREYGRDVYEREEGALSPEHFLEIARGHRALEDEAARSPGVREWVFSDTNAATTLMWSHLLTGAAPAELSALADACRARYAHAFLCDTDLPHEQDGWRANTEVRAVQQAFIRQDLATRGVPFTVLRGSVPDRVAQVQAALSGV, encoded by the coding sequence TTGCCTGACCTTCAGGGCCAGCAGTTCCGGCACGGCCTGATCGTGGGGAAGTTCGCGCCGCTGCACCGGGGGCATATGCGGCTGCTGGACGCAGCCCTGGCCCGCTGCGAGCGTGTGAGCGTGTGGGTGTACTCCCGCCCGGACTTCCCGGAGATGCCCAGTCCGCTGCGGCGCGGCTGGCTCCAGGCGCTGTACCCGGCGCGGCTGTTTCCGGGCCTGGAACTGCTGCCGGACGCCCCGCACCCACCCATGAACGACGAGCCGGACGCCGTGCACCGCGAGTACGTGCGCGGCGTGCTGGACGGCTGGGGCGTGCGTCCGGACGCGGTGTTCACGTCCGAGGGGTACGGCGAGGCGTTCGCGGCGTCGCTGGGCGCGGCGCACGTGTGCGTGGATCAAGCGCGGCAGATCTTACCGGTCAGCGGCACGGCGCTGCGGGCGGACGTGCACGGCCTGCGGGAGTTCCTCGATCCCGTGGTGTACGCCCACTTCGTGCGGCGCGTGGTGATCCTGGGCGCGGAGAGCACCGGCAAGAGCACCCTGACGCGGGCGCTGGGCGAGGCCTTCGGCACGACCTGGGTGCGCGAGTACGGCCGGGACGTGTACGAACGCGAGGAAGGCGCGCTGAGCCCCGAGCACTTCCTGGAGATCGCGCGGGGCCACCGGGCGCTGGAGGACGAGGCCGCGAGGTCGCCCGGCGTGCGCGAGTGGGTGTTCAGCGACACGAACGCTGCCACCACCCTGATGTGGTCGCACCTGCTGACCGGCGCGGCCCCGGCGGAACTGAGCGCCCTGGCCGATGCCTGCCGGGCCCGCTACGCGCACGCGTTCCTGTGCGACACCGACCTCCCGCACGAGCAGGACGGCTGGCGCGCGAACACCGAGGTGCGGGCCGTGCAGCAGGCGTTCATCCGGCAGGACCTCGCCACGCGGGGCGTGCCGTTCACGGTGCTGCGCGGCAGCGTGCCCGATCGGGTGGCGCAGGTGCAGGCCGCCCTGAGCGGGGTGTAG